Proteins encoded in a region of the Antedon mediterranea chromosome 2, ecAntMedi1.1, whole genome shotgun sequence genome:
- the LOC140040756 gene encoding histone H4: MSGRGKGGKGLGKGGAKRHRKVLRDNIQGITKPAIRRLARRGGVKRISGLIYEETRGVLKVFLENVIRDAVTYTEHAKRKTVTAMDVVYALKRQGRTLYGFGG; this comes from the coding sequence ATGTCTGGAAGAGGTAAAGGTGGAAAGGGACTTGGAAAAGGAGGCGCAAAACGTCATCGTAAGGTTTTGCGTGATAACATCCAAGGCATCACAAAACCAGCTATCCGTCGTCTTGCACGTCGTGGTGGTGTCAAGCGTATTTCTGGTCTTATCTACGAAGAAACCCGTGGTGTATTAAAAGTATTCCTCGAGAATGTCATCCGAGATGCTGTAACATACACTGAGCACGCCAAGAGAAAGACCGTCACCGCCATGGATGTCGTCTACGCCCTAAAGAGACAAGGCCGAACTCTATACGGATTCGGTGGATAA
- the LOC140040755 gene encoding histone H2B, gonadal-like, with protein MPPKTSGKAVKKAGKAKAVRTTDKKRKRKRKESYSIYIYKVLKQVHPDTGISSRAMGIMNSFVNDIFERIAGEASRLAHYNKKSTITSREVQTAVRLLLPGELAKHAVSEGTKAVTKYTSSK; from the coding sequence ATGCCACCAAAAACCTCAGGAAAAGCTGTTAAAAAAGCCGGTAAAGCTAAAGCCGTAAGAACAACAGACAAGAAAAGAAAACGTAAGCGAAAAGAAAGCTACAGTATTTACATCTACAAGGTATTGAAGCAAGTTCACCCGGACACTGGTATCTCAAGTAGAGCCATGGGAATCATGAACAGTTTCGTGAACGATATCTTCGAACGCATTGCTGGAGAAGCATCTCGTCTTGCTCACTACAACAAGAAATCTACCATCACCAGCAGGGAAGTCCAGACCGCTGTCCGCCTTTTGCTTCCCGGTGAATTGGCAAAACATGCCGTTTCTGAAGGTACCAAGGCAGTCACTAAATACACCAGCTCCAAGTAG
- the LOC140040754 gene encoding histone H2A-like, with product MSGRGKGGKAKGKAKSRSSRAGLQFPVGRVHRFLRKGNYASRVGAGAPVYMAAVLEYLTAEILELAGNAARDNKKSRIIPRHLQLAIRNDEELNRLLGSVTIAQGGVLPNIQAVLLPKKTQTKAK from the coding sequence atgtctgGACGTGGTAAAGGAGGCAAAGCTAAAGGAAAGGCCAAGAGCCGATCAAGCCGTGCTGGACTTCAATTCCCAGTCGGTCGTGTTCACCGATTTTTACGAAAGGGCAACTATGCATCCCGGGTCGGTGCTGGTGCTCCAGTATACATGGCTGCTGTACTTGAGTATTTGACTGCTGAAATCTTAGAATTGGCCGGTAACGCTGCACGTGATAACAAGAAAAGCAGAATTATCCCTCGTCATCTGCAACTTGCCATTCGGAATGACGAAGAATTAAACCGTCTTCTCGGAAGTGTAACCATTGCACAGGGAGGTGTATTGCCAAACATCCAGGCTGTACTTCTACCAAAGAAGACTCAAACCAAAGCCAAGTAA